A single Anopheles arabiensis isolate DONGOLA chromosome 2, AaraD3, whole genome shotgun sequence DNA region contains:
- the LOC120908787 gene encoding mucin-2-like, whose product MKAIGTPTNIPLIGWVLVAVAIMHWYQPLVATYNVAEHRLDYIKLGEGREYNYHYNDGVSSGYDKRKFYKRPQALKQPYTLKSFASPVEQIATNEFQTQPQQTYMTQESLLPVYESHEKTVNFVPAEYSSSKPATAQRESPYTLTQSTGPVSYTGSLAERVIQRIQLHHPPSVKNISVPTSISSSSGIISGSTAHFQSSGVQYNQHPGSYQYFNAHPAPTAYELVRPISNFPPPRPYIAPTLTTTKAPYIAPFLQRTSTTTTTTTTTTTPAPPSRRPPYVAPGVTNDPLLSSVSPANQLKYSSSSRPTTANRPAATASNGSGNPTLQPYEPEFDIDIRIDLRDDSA is encoded by the exons GTTGCAATTATGCATTGGTATCAGCCGTTGGTGGCAACGTACAATGTAGCGGAACACAGACTGGACTATATCAAATTAGGTGAAGGTCGTGAGTATAACTATCA CTATAATGATGGTGTGTCATCCGGATATGACAAGCGTAAATTTTACAAACGCCCCCAAGCTTTGAAGCAGCCATACACGCTCAAGAGCTTTGCATCGCCGGTAGAGCAAATTGCGACGAATGAATTCCAGACACAACCTCAGCAAACGTACATGACCCAGGAGAGTCTGCTGCCGGTGTACGAGTCACACGAAAAAACGGTTAACTTCGTACCTGCGGAATACTCATCTTCCAAACCTGCCACCGCGCAAAGAGAGTCGCCATACACGTTGACTCAGTCCACAGGACCCGTTTCGTACACGGGCAGTTTGGCTGAGCGAGTCATCCAGAGGATTCAATTGCATCACCCACCCAGCGTAAAGAACATCAGTGTGCCAActtccatcagcagcagcagtggtatCATTAGCGGTAGTACAGCACACTTCCAGTCGTCAGGTGTGCAGTATAACCAACATCCTGGAAGCTACCAGTATTTTAACGCACATCCAGCCCCAACCGCGTACGAGCTGGTGCGACCCATAAGCAATTTTCCACCGCCGAGGCCCTACATTGCTCCGACATTGACCACGACCAAGGCACCGTATATTGCACCATTCCTGCAAAGAACTTCCACTACtactacgacgacgacgacaacgacaacgcCAGCCCCACCGAGCAGACGGCCTCCGTACGTGGCGCCGGGGGTCACGAACGATCCTTTGCTTAGTTCAGTGTCACCCGCCAACCAGCTGAAGTACTCCAGCTCTAGCAGACCTACTACGGCCAACCGTCCAGCGGCTACGGCCAGTAACGGCAGTGGCAATCCAACGTTGCAACCCTACGAGCCGGAATTCGACATAGACATACGGATCGATTTGCGCGATGATTCCGCGTAG
- the LOC120896532 gene encoding WD repeat-containing protein 6: protein MRVLTDATCIRVLCGEKLLIGIGNQLLLVYRSSNGSTLRRIAPLPRLVDKIHGIEACVMKEEQWLVIVHAGRATYSIILDCQSHTFSECALLVIPEEIDLHPVPFIRRRLNDWISRISLLSSTELCIVTAHGVAALLKRGDSYRCLQWDVVDKSPCEDGSTLYCSTITGQRWENVIILSGTALGLLLIWSVDGPNRGKVLTSVSAHNGVIFSISCNFDIGLLTTTSDDRSVKFWNVKLSGNKDSCSRAIELREERYCFAHTARVFQCRIINGEHRTLVASIGEDSHLCLWTVDGDLVLKKRLDEGPTLWSMDYDPTSATIFVTASNGNLHKYCIRHAIDDGDDLCKHKNALTDISPNLQRNEHLAKVKFLNNGYMVAITNHNQVMILDSSGTIVQQLERLDDFKCSIIEIGATYLYLAGGCCVKIYKIGNDQPTHLVGSENVTFQKSLENEAGFDVKESSIRSLNYCTRSKTVAVCDSHGRCVVFDETLADIVSCHIIPNSSERWLTAFVVLNESLLLMADRSGHLYLFDKLHVEPAFKLTNVHGKLGITEMIVEENCLPLTDVYNLRTTGHDGRICELAVNCNTRTLELLTFSKSVIGWIDRKLVVRGSKTFYLGFNDSHFLVVDDANETFVQFDCGGGHRCWDFFYEPSATIFTFVFIQHKKLKKVHFTPRNNVGSELTLSRFNWHTRACNVLQVAKHGNSYLLLSGGEDNILRINVLDNGQILEAPRKHLFSHISSVKTILVKRLENGALLMISAGGRAQICLTSIDLDSFRIKQEYEYMLLATDSERSRWKTNRRSTFDPETKFMCAAFLTNDRIVFGCSDGFVRIYQLSTTDGQFSVSLTGETFYGRCILKMISIDINEKSIFITMATDGYLCFWDASCPTEPIFRHRHHTSGVNAVDVKQIGAGKLVFVTGGDDQSVTVSLLEMKKSNEKLQVRVLKHLSEQYMHTAQVTGLKLLDNDKMISVGVDQRLFVSNFSSYDKLVVESTINTCIADVKGVSFIEEDNEAIVYGCGIEIIQLQGTLMNSKMT from the exons ATGCGTGTGCTTACCGATGCAACTTGCATTAGAGTGCTTTGTGGCGAGAAATTACTCATag GCATAGGGAACCAGTTGCTGCTCGTGTACCGCTCATCAAATGGATCGACGCTACGAAGGATCGCTCCATTGCCAAGGCTAGTGGATAAAATTCATGGAATAGAGGCATGTGTTATGAAGGAAGAACAATGGCTCGTGATAGTTCACGCTGGTCGTGCAACGTACAGTATCATATTAGATTGCCAATCCCACACGTTCTCTGAATGTGCTCTGCTCGTTATTCCGGAAGAAATAGACCTCCATCCGGTACCTTTCATTCGACGACGGTTAAACGACTGGATTAGCCGGATCTCACTGCTCTCTTCTACCGAGCTGTGCATTGTTACCGCGCATGGAGTGGCAGCGTTATTGAAACGTGGCGATAGCTATCGTTGTTTGCAATGGGATGTTGTCGATAAAAGTCCGTGCGAGGACGGGTCTACGCTCTACTGTTCCACGATTACCGGCCAACGGTGGGAGAACGTTATAATACTTTCTGGCACTGCCTTAGGTCTTTTGCTGATCTGGTCCGTTGATGGTCCAAACCGGGGCAAAGTGTTAACGAGTGTCTCTGCCCATAACGGGGTCATTTTCTCGATATCGTGCAATTTTGATATAGGCTTGCTCACAACTACCTCGGATGATCGATCGGTTAAATTTTGGAACGTTAAACTGTCAGGTAATAAGGATAGCTGCTCGCGGGCGATAGAACTGCGGGAGGAAAGATATTGTTTCGCTCACACAGCTAGGGTGTTTCAATGTCGTATCATAAATGGAG AGCACCGAACTCTGGTTGCATCGATCGGGGAGGATTCACATCTTTGCCTTTGGACTGTCGATGGGGATCTGGTGCTGAAGAAACGCTTAGATGAAGGACCCACATTATGGAGTATGGATTATGATCCCACAAGTGCCACGATTTTTGTAACAGCGAGCAATGGAAACTTACATAAGTACTGCATACGCCATGCCATCGACGACGGTGACGATCTTTGTAAACACAAAAATGCCTTGACAGACATCAGCCCCAACTTGCAACGAAACGAGCATTTGGCAAAAGTAAAGTTCTTAAACAATGGATACATGGTAGCTATAACGAACCACAATCAGGTGATGATTTTGGATAGTAGTGGCACGATTGTACAACAGCTTGAAAGACTGGATGATTTTAAATGTAGCATTATAGAAATTGGAGCAACATATCTATATCTAGCTGGTGGCTGTTGTGtgaaaatctacaaaatcggCAACGACCAACCCACTCATCTCGTAGGAAGTGAAAACGTAACCTTCCAGAAATCTTTGGAAAATGAAGCCGGCTTTGATGTAAAAGAGAGTTCCATAAGGTCATTAAATTACTGTACACGGTCGAAAACGGTGGCCGTTTGCGATTCTCACGGACGATGCGTTGTGTTCGATGAGACTCTGGCGGACATTGTATCCTGCCATATAATTCCTAACTCATCTGAACGATGGCTGACTGCGTTTGTAGTACTCAATGAATCATTGTTGCTCATGGCCGATCGTTCGGGACACTTGTACCTTTTTGATAAGCTGCACGTAGAACCTGCATTCAAATTAACGAACGTGCACGGAAAGCTAGGCATCACTGAAATGATCGTTGAGGAAAATTGCCTGCCATTAACGGATGTGTACAACTTAAGAACCACCGGACATGATGGCCGGATATGTGAGTTAGCTGTGAATTGTAATACACGCACACTGGAACTCCTTACGTTCAGCAAATCGGTCATTGGATGGATCGATCGCAAACTGGTAGTACGCGGCTCAAAAACGTTCTACCTAGGCTTCAACGATTCACACTTCCTCGTGGTGGATGATGCCAATGAGACGTTTGTTCAGTTTGACTGTGGCGGAGGACACCGGTGTTGGGATTTCTTTTACGAACCATCAGCGACCATCTTCACGTTCGTGTTcattcaacataaaaaactgaaaaaagtaCATTTTACACCACGCAACAACGTTGGCAGTGAGCTGACACTCTCACGCTTCAACTGGCACACACGGGCATGTAACGTGTTGCAGGTAGCGAAGCATGGAAATTCTTATTTATTGCTTTCCGGAGGGGAGGACAATATTCTAAGAATCAACGTTTTGGACAATGGGCAAATACTGGAAGCGCCTCGTAAACACCTGTTTAGCCATATATCAAGCGTAAAAACGATTCTAGTCAAACGGCTTGAAAACGGTGCACTGCTCATGATTTCAGCCGGCGGAAGGGCACAGATATGCTTGACCAGCATCGATTTGGACAGTTTTCGCATAAAACAGGAGTATGAATATATGCTATTGGCCACCGATTCGGAGCGCAGCCGATGGAAAACGAATCGACGGTCCACTTTCGATCCAGAAACAAAGTTTATGTGCGCGGCCTTTCTTACCAATGATCGCATCGTGTTTGGCTGTTCCGATGGGTTTGTGCGAATATATCAGCTTTCTACAACCGATGGTCAGTTTTCAGTGTCCCTGACTGGTGAAACATTTTACGGACGATGCATTTTAAAGATGATTAGCATTGATATTAATGAAAAGTCAATTTTCATAACAATGGCAACGGACGGATATTTATGCTTCTGGGATGCATCCTGCCCAACGGAGCCCATCTTCCGACATCGACATCATACCAGTGGCGTGAATGCAGTCGATGTAAAGCAAATTGGTGCGGGAAAACTCGTGTTTGTTACCGGTGGCGATGATCAGTCAGTTACGGTTTCGTTACTAGAAATGAAGAAATCGAATGAAAAGCTACAGGTACGAGTGCTGAAGCATTTAAGTGAACAGTATATGCATACCGCACAAGTTACGGGATTAAAGTTGCTAGATAACGATAAAATGATTAGCGTGGGTGTTGATCAACGGCTGTTTGTGAGCAATTTTTCTAGCTATGATAAGCTTGTAGTCGAAAGCACAATCAACACATGCATTGCGGACGTGAAAGGAGTATCGTTCATAGAGGAAGATAATGAAGCAATTGTGTATGGTTGCGGTATTGAAATAATCCAGCTACAAGGCACATTGATGAACAGTAAAATGACGTAG
- the LOC120899697 gene encoding RNA-binding protein 25 — protein sequence MSFHPRPPGTTIVSPGIPYIAPPIVQQPMMPAMNQPPPSNRGGSFRSGATIGSRPQMYNNKPPPQPEPVYDGPIVTVFVGNISEKVPDPMIKQILAACGTVVNWKRVSTFGFCEYDPAGGARAVRLVHDLEVGGKKLVAKVDAKNKALLDSFREDENNAETTNEVSEKRGDDDAMESINRILEDFKEELAAAEQQQEETQAKQKKMLQTVDIEDGKRDIINKEIGKFRKYTEEEELKKEKEKERKKREEKRTEEKQRRSVSPRKDKKPSNSSRRRSRSRSRDRERDREREREQRERDKEREREREREQRERERERERERDLERQREREREREREREREREREREDIKVNRNPRDIQKEKEIEEEARERKKAEKKARDKEAAYQERLRNWEARERRKAKDYEKEREKDRCKEEEREREAKRLKEFLEDYDDDRDDPKYYKGRELQRRLAERVREADADSKDRNKEQEELDELKNKIFSGEYDNPTLEFEKAKKEREDLYKPKILIDVNLEQSQQRERELERERMREIERQRAKERERMNKERYVLAQASRELASVDAEPIESDSSGQDNFNSPAGSALQAANSSTSNGPGSGSASIMDGMANSNHHHHHHHHPHHHHQHHGHHNATEQRVASAGQHPPHAGSETRDSFGLMGHGSVGTAAHGGSGGMLDDDSSRHSMRSNSQHGIPESPEANSNSEMNSISDKSSHHHHQQLLPQQSTVGPTISLNLNVNAKKKKLEMKDVFNSLDDDTEESNGPKKRKLVPLEYEDGRGQTDTPIGTANSTPAGSAPKSSKSKKDDASSRETQKSQEEKRKNIKSIIDKIPTEKSDLFNYPLDWNEIDSTIEKKIRPWINKKIIEYIGEPEPTLVDFICSKVLAGSTPQGILDDVQMVLDEEAEVFVVKMWRLLIYEVEAKKVGLAK from the exons ATGTCTTTCCATCCTCGTCCTCCGGGAACCACAATCGTTTCCCCTGGGATACCGTACATCGCTCCACCAATTGTACAG CAACCGATGATGCCTGCTATGAACCAGCCACCCCCGTCTAACCGAGGAGGGAGTTTCCGATCCGGAGCGACAATCGGGTCTCGTCCACAGATGTACAATAACAAACCACCACCCCAACCAGAACCCGTGTACGATGGTCCGATAGTGACCGTATTCGTAGGCAATATCAGCGAGAAGGTACCAGATCCCATGATAAAACAAATACTAGCCGCTTGCGGCACAGTGGTAAACTGGAAACGTGTATCAACCTTTGGATTCTGCGAATATGA TCCTGCCGGGGGTGCACGTGCCGTGCGCTTGGTACACGACCTAGaggtgggaggaaaaaagctggtggccaAGGTGGATGCCAAGAATAAAGCGCTGCTTGATTCGTTCCGTGAGGATGAAAATAACGCCGAAACAACCAACGAAGTGTCGGAGAAGCGgggcgatgatgatgcaatGGAAAGCATCAATCGCATACTGGAAGACTTCAAGGAAGAGCTGGCAGCGGCAGAGCAGCAACAGGAAGAAACTCAAGCCAAGCAGAAAAAGATGCTTCAAACGGTGGACATTGAAGACGGGAAGCGCGACATTATCAATAAAGAAATAGGCAAGTTTCGCAAGTACACCGAAGAGGAGGAgctgaaaaaggaaaaagaaaaggagcGCAAAAAGCGGGAGGAAAAGCGAACGGAGGAAAAACAACGACGTTCAGTATCACCCCGCAAGGACAAAAAACCTTCGAACTCGTCGAGACGGCGCAGCAGATCGAGATCGCGTGATCGTGAACGCGACCGTGAGCGGGAACGAGAGCAGCGTGAACGTGACAAGGAGCGTGAGCGTGAGCGCGAGCGAGAGCAGCGCGAACGGGAGCGCGAACGAGAACGTGAACGTGATTTAGAAAGGCAACGGGAACGGGAAAGGGAACGCGAAAGGGAACGGGAACGAGAACGCGAGCGGGAGCGGGAAGATATCAAGGTGAACCGGAATCCTCGTGACATCcagaaggagaaggaaataGAAGAGGAAGCTcgggaaaggaagaaagcgGAGAAAAAGGCCCGTGATAAGGAGGCAGCGTACCAAGAACGGTTGCGCAACTGGGAAGCTCGTGAAAGGAGGAAGGCCAAGGATTACGAGAAGGAACGGGAGAAGGATCGATGCAAGGAAGAGGAACGTGAGCGGGAAGCGAAACGGCTGAAAGAGTTTCTTGAGGACTATGATGACGATCGTGATGATCCAAAGTACTATAA GGGTCGTGAGCTGCAGCGAAGACTTGCTGAACGAGTTCGTGAAGCAGACGCCGATTCCAAGGATCGCAACAAAGAACAGGAGGAGTTGGATGAATTGAAGAACAAAATATTCAGCGGAGAGTATGACAACCCGACGCTCGAGTTCGAGAAAGCCAAAAAGGAACGCGAGGATCTATACAAACCCAAGATTCTGATTGACGTAAATTTGGAACAATCGCAGCAGCGCGAACGGGAGCTGGAACGGGAGCGTATGCGGGAAATAGAGCGTCAGCGCGCGAAGGAACGCGAACGCATGAATAAAGAGCGCTACGTATTGGCACAAGCTTCGAGGGAACTTGCTTCGGTCGACGCTGAACCAATCGAATCGGACTCCAGTGGGCAGGATAATTTTAATTCACCTGCTGGAAGTGCGCTGCAGGCCGCGAATAGCAGTACTTCTAATGGGCCAGGTTCAGGCTCTGCCAGCATAATGGATGGAATGGCAAATAgcaaccatcaccaccatcaccaccatcatccacatcatcatcatcagcaccacGGTCATCATAATGCAACGGAGCAACGCGTCGCGTCTGCTGGACAACATCCGCCTCATGCAGGTTCTGAAACGCGTGATTCATTCGGGCTGATGGGGCACGGTAGTGTAGGCACTGCTGCACACGGTGGTTCTGGAGGAATGCTGGATGATGATAGCTCTCGACACTCGATGCGATCGAACTCGCAGCACGGAATTCCCGAAAGTCCCGAAGCAAATAGCAACAGTGAGATGAACTCTATATCGGACAAATCGtcgcatcatcaccatcagcaactTCTGCCACAGCAATCAACAGTAGGCCCAACGATCAGTCTTAATCTGAACGTGAAtgctaaaaagaaaaagcttgAAATGAAGGACGTATTCAACAGCCTTGATGACGACACTGAGGAATCCAACGGaccgaaaaaacgaaaacttgTACCATTGG AGTACGAGGATGGACGGGGTCAAACGGACACACCGATTGGAACGGCAAACAGCACACCGGCGGGTAGCGCGCCAAAATCatcgaaaagcaaaaaggatgACGCATCGAGCCGAGAAACTCAAAAATCGCAGGAAGAGAAGCGCAAAAATATTAAGAGTATTATCGACAAGATACCAACGGAGAAGAGCGATCTCTTTAATTATCCGCTCGATTGGAACGAAATCGATAGTACGATCGAGAAGAAGATTCGACCATGgataaataaaaagataatTGAGTATATAGGTGAACCGGAACCAACGCTGGTGGATTTCATCTGCTCCAAGGTGTTAGCCGGTAGCACTCCCCAGGGTATACTGGACGATGTTCAGATG GTTCTCGACGAGGAAGCGGAGGTTTTCGTTGTGAAAATGTGGCGACTGCTGATCTATGaagtggaagcaaaaaaagttGGTTTGGCGAAGTAG